The following is a genomic window from Fundulus heteroclitus isolate FHET01 chromosome 16, MU-UCD_Fhet_4.1, whole genome shotgun sequence.
GATAGTAATGAGCAAATGACAACCTGATCATTGATGGAATATTGTGTTTTAACCTTTATAATTTAACTTACCAACTGACTATATCAGTCTGGAATACACACATgtatccatgcatttatttagcCATACTGTTTATGTACTGTTTATAAACAAATGGTGTTTATTACTGTATTATAAAAGTCCACATTTTATCTGATGTACCAATGTCTGAGgagaaaaatattaaagtgtTAAGAAAGAGAGAGATCTGATTTCCCTAACATCATATGTTAACAATAAACTAGCTAGGTTTCAGGTTCTTCCGCTtgcaatagcaaaaaaaaaaagcaaaaaggttTTTTCACAAGCATGTTGAAGAGTTTATAGAAAAACTAgattaaattgtttttctttaattagaAATGAAAAACTACTTAAATATTTAAGACTCAAAACTCGAGTTTTCTCCATTACTACGATATCAATGTAAAAAATGTAGTGGATGTGCGAATGCTAACAAAAAACTGAAGGTAAAACTGCTttttgaaataaagttaaaacctGCCATCTTTTTGAGTCTAAATCAACGTTATTCTCCTTGCTTTACCGTGCTGATGTCATTTACATGAATGCTTCATGATAAATGATTCTTTAGCACTGTGATAAATGTCATGGAGCATTTAGACATGGCACTAATTCCAAAATCTAGACTGAATCTAGCATTCTGCTGTTCCTCGTTGATGTAACAGCCACACCACTGGCATATTCTCAATTAAGAAGCCATTCTTGGCAGCTTAGCTTCATATTTGACTTATGTTGTACAAGTACAGGAAGACAGAAGGTTGTCTTacaattggtcaaaaaagtttcCAAGGTTCTGCTCCATTGTCATGGAATAAGCTCTGAAGCCCTAAACTAGTGTCTATGAGGACGTTCAAGGAACTCAGACTGTTAATTATCCTAACTGGACTTTGACTCACATCACTAGGCGTTAgttctggttttattgtttgtattttaagtgtTGACTATATATTGGTGATGCTTTAATTTACTGTCATCTTGGCCAAGACACTATTCTAAACatcaaggttttctttttttttcattctggataaaaagtgtataaaataaatatagaaattaaagaaaaaggacaaatcAATTTTTGGATAATATGGTGgacatttaccaaaaaaaatgtgcttAGTCCTGACCTTGAAATTATGAGACAGACCTGTTTTTGAATCATGGCATGGTTACTGATCCTCCTGTCAAACAACATGTTTCTTTCTCTTCCACAGAATCAAACGGGAATTTCACGGCTCCAAAGATCCAATTGTTTCCACCCTCAAAGAAGGAgtgtaaaagcaaaaagaatGAGAAGAAAATCAAGACATTGATGTGCTTGGCCTCTGGTTTCTACCCAGACCATGTGACGGTTTCCTGGCAGATCAACGGCTTTAATGAAAGCCGTGGCGTGATGACCGACGATGCTGCCAAGAAGAAAGACGATGGCTACACAATCACAAGCATGCTGAGGGTCCCTGCATCGAAGTGGTTAAAGAAAGGCACCAATTTCACCTGCATTGTCCACTTTTTTAATGGGAATGAGACCATTCCCTATTCAAAATCGGTTATAGGTATATTTATTTGATCCAAAATATTTCAATATTAAAGGCAAAAGATATgttgaaaatgaaacaaacttACACCTTCTTTTATTTCCGTCAGGACCAGGAAATGAAGCAACAAGAGGTAAATGTAGTTTTGGGTTGTCCTTTGACAGTCAAAGCATTATTACTGAAACATTTCTGGGACTAAACATTTTTCGGTTTCTCCAGAGAAATATCTACGAATCACTCAAAGTGCCAAGCTATCCTACACGGTTTTGGTCTTCAAGAGCAGCATCTACGGCCTCTTTTTGGTTCTGCTGATGTGGAAGCTTCAGGTCTGCTCAATCCAATCCAATTGTTTGTTGATGTAGTGTGTTTACGGAATTATTTGTTCAAATATGTCCATCGATAATttatgtagattaatattagaaacttttctttttacttgatAAAATGTGTACCAAACATCTCGTGCTTGCTGAGGAAATGCATAGGAACAGAGACACATAGGACTTAATTAAGTTTTTTATGCCTACTGTCTTATATATAgggataaatgttttttttttttaaaacaatcctgtaatgtaatgtaatttcACTAAAGgttatttagagcaggggtcaccaacatggggcccgtgggcaccaagtagcccccgaggacAACATGTGGCACCTcaaagcctgttctaaaaacagcacaacccgccagtgagctgcatctaaaacttttattttattccgtcactcatcctgtttattcacatttgcatttatatagatttaaaaacaacaatatttataacaaagcatgaaaaatatgtttattttacttaaagttaatatgaactctgactcttctggTTCAAAGGTCAGCACTGGCAGCAAATCATGTGAcccaacaccaatgaagtaacTCAGAACCTCCTGGTGAAATACTTTAACTCATCTGCGGtcagaattcaattcaattcaattcaattttatttatatagcgccaaatcatgaaacatgtcatctcaaggcactttacaaagtcaagttcaatcatattatacagattgggtcagattatacagattggtcaaaaatgtcctatataaggaaaccagttgattgcatcaaagtcccgacaagcagcattcactcctggagaaccgtagagccacaggaagagtcatctgcattgtacatggctttgctgcaatccctcatactgagcaagcatgaagcgacagtgggaagaaaaaccacccattaacgggaaaaaaaacctccggcagaaccgggctcagtatgaacggtcatctgcctcgaccgactggggttacagaagacagaacagagacacaacaagacagacaaaaagcacagaagcacacattgatctagtaatctgttctacattagatggtagtagcgggtgagccgtcttctctagAATAGGTTCtatagtaaaaataaacatgaatgtgtgaacTCGAAGATGCATGGCatgtgagaaaataaataatgtaggATTGCCTTGTTAGTCCAATTCAATGTTTGTTGAGAAAAGACCAAACGTGCGAAAGTTTAAAGTGATCAAGAAGTGAAGTAACGGGGACACCAACCTTGGTATTCATACCTGGTGAGCAAAAGCTTTCAAACGGAAAACTTCTGACTTTCTCAGCAGtgatttttccacatttcataCTTTTGCATAAAGAAACTGTCTGCTACCAGACGTCTCGTAGAGACCATGAGTCCTGTTGTCCCCACCTGACTGATCATCTACATAATTCACCCGATCCGTAAACACCTAGAGAAACGATCGTAGGATGCTACGGTTAAACACATTGGTGTGAGAACAGAGGCGGGTTTGGATAAAACAGCAACATGTGGGCTTCAACCTATGGTCCAAATTGGTGAAGAGAAGAACTTACCTCAAGAGCTTGTTGATTTGTCTTTGGTTCCCCCACCCGACCCCCGCtccacataaaacacaaaagacaaacatcCGTGGATAGTCTTTGGTCAGTGTGGAGAGCCCAATGAAGCCAGCATGCAGGTTTTTGACCTCTAATAGGAAATGATAATTAAAACTCATTGAAATTTATACAGTAAAGGCTCCTTGAAAAAGTATACTTGCTGTTTAATGCCACATAAAACCTCAAAGACTACCTGTTTAAAACCTCTTTTACGTCATCCTTCTACATCTAACATTCTAACATTTACTATTAATGAAACTAATGTTTCTagttattgatttttttgattgattgatttattcatTATATTGTTTACTATTTTCAATTTCTTTCCTTCATTCCCTAATGCTGTTTTGTCCTTTGAAAACTGTCTTATAGCTAAAACTCGGTCATACTCGAACAGAGATTTCAAAGGTTAGATCTATGGAACGTCTTGCGACAAACTACAGTTCTAATGTagtctcttgtttttttttacaggcttcatcaaaaaaacagccaaactgAGCTCAGCAGAGTTAAACTGGGGGGATACGGCTGTTTCCATCAATctgtattgaaatgttttataaaaaaactgttaaagtgTGTCTGCTTGCATGCTGAACTTTATTGACAAATTGCTATATACAATCTATTAATGATTAAGATGACTTTAATATGTCAAACCGCTCATCTACTGCTTTATGCCAGTTTTTCTTCCTAATAAAATCATCTAACTACAGACCTAAGGCTGTCACAATTTATTTGATATccaaagaaaagataaaagtgTCAATGTGAGAGTTGGAAGTTTTACAAATATGAAATGTCTAAAATTATTTCCCCATTCACTGCAGGAGGTCAGTTTTGGTCACTTGCTTTTCTGTAGTGTTTCTAAGAGCTCAGCTTTTTATGTTTCCTTTAACCCGACGAGGTGGAAAACTCAGATAAAAACTCAAACGCCCAGTTAGAAAACTAGGATTAGTCTCAaaattcatctttttatttttagacatttGACCTTAGGTTAGTTTTCACC
Proteins encoded in this region:
- the LOC105925355 gene encoding T-cell receptor beta-1 chain C region isoform X1, whose amino-acid sequence is MKSRGGGSKDRGSKKPGFCMVPFHRGDSFQSKAIFGEGTKVTVLESNGNFTAPKIQLFPPSKKECKSKKNEKKIKTLMCLASGFYPDHVTVSWQINGFNESRGVMTDDAAKKKDDGYTITSMLRVPASKWLKKGTNFTCIVHFFNGNETIPYSKSVIGPGNEATREKYLRITQSAKLSYTVLVFKSSIYGLFLVLLMWKLQASSKKQPN
- the LOC105925355 gene encoding T cell receptor beta constant 2 isoform X2; this translates as MCLASGFYPDHVTVSWQINGFNESRGVMTDDAAKKKDDGYTITSMLRVPASKWLKKGTNFTCIVHFFNGNETIPYSKSVIGPGNEATREKYLRITQSAKLSYTVLVFKSSIYGLFLVLLMWKLQASSKKQPN